A DNA window from Streptococcus sp. LPB0220 contains the following coding sequences:
- the glmU gene encoding bifunctional UDP-N-acetylglucosamine diphosphorylase/glucosamine-1-phosphate N-acetyltransferase GlmU, which translates to MPNYAIILAAGKGTRMKSDLPKVLHKVAGISMLEHVFRSVGAISPEKTVTVVGHKAELVEQVLAGQTEFVKQTEQLGTGHAVMMAEPVLEGLEGHTLVIAGDTPLITGESLKHLIDFHINHKNVATILTAEAANPFGYGRIVRNDNAEVLRIVEQKDATDFEKQIKEINTGTYIFDNARLFEALKNINTNNAQGEYYITDVIGIFREAGEKVGAYTLKDFDESLGVNDRVALATAEGIMRRRINQAHMVNGVSFVNPDAAYIDVDVEIAPEVQIEANVTLKGHTKIGAETVLTNGTYIVDSEIGAGAVITNSMIEESTVADGVTVGPFAHIRPGSSLAKDVHIGNFVEVKGSSIGENTKAGHLTYIGNCQVGSNVKFGAGTITVNYDGQHKFKTTIGNNVFVGSNSTIIAPVELGDNSLVGAGSTITKDVPADAIAIGRGRQVNKEEYALRLPHHPKNK; encoded by the coding sequence ATGCCAAATTATGCCATTATTTTAGCAGCGGGGAAAGGTACCCGTATGAAATCAGATCTGCCTAAGGTTCTTCACAAGGTTGCTGGGATCTCTATGTTGGAGCATGTCTTCCGTAGTGTTGGAGCCATCTCACCTGAGAAGACTGTTACAGTGGTCGGCCACAAGGCGGAATTGGTGGAGCAAGTATTAGCTGGACAAACAGAATTTGTTAAGCAAACGGAGCAGTTAGGAACTGGTCATGCGGTTATGATGGCGGAGCCAGTCTTGGAAGGTCTTGAAGGCCATACCCTTGTCATTGCAGGGGATACTCCTTTGATTACGGGTGAAAGCCTCAAACACTTGATTGACTTTCATATCAACCACAAGAATGTAGCAACGATTCTGACAGCAGAAGCAGCCAATCCATTTGGCTATGGTCGGATTGTCCGCAATGATAATGCGGAAGTGCTTCGAATTGTTGAGCAAAAAGATGCGACAGATTTTGAAAAACAAATTAAAGAAATCAATACAGGGACTTATATCTTTGACAATGCGCGCCTCTTTGAAGCATTGAAAAATATCAATACCAACAATGCCCAAGGTGAATACTATATCACGGATGTCATCGGTATTTTCCGTGAAGCTGGTGAAAAAGTTGGGGCCTATACGCTCAAAGATTTTGATGAAAGTCTCGGGGTTAACGACCGCGTGGCCCTTGCAACAGCAGAAGGCATCATGCGTCGTCGCATTAACCAAGCCCACATGGTCAATGGAGTGAGCTTTGTTAATCCAGATGCGGCCTATATCGATGTCGATGTTGAGATCGCACCAGAAGTGCAAATCGAAGCCAATGTTACCCTAAAAGGGCACACAAAAATTGGGGCTGAGACCGTTTTAACCAATGGCACCTATATCGTGGACAGTGAAATTGGTGCAGGTGCTGTCATCACCAACTCTATGATTGAAGAGAGCACGGTAGCCGATGGCGTAACGGTAGGACCATTTGCTCATATTCGTCCAGGTTCTAGCCTCGCCAAAGATGTCCATATTGGAAACTTTGTCGAAGTCAAAGGTTCGTCTATTGGCGAAAATACCAAAGCTGGTCATTTGACTTACATTGGCAACTGCCAAGTTGGCAGCAACGTCAAATTTGGTGCAGGAACCATCACAGTGAATTATGATGGCCAACACAAGTTTAAAACAACGATTGGAAACAATGTCTTTGTCGGCTCCAATTCGACGATCATTGCGCCAGTTGAATTAGGCGACAATTCCTTAGTCGGTGCTGGATCAACCATTACCAAGGATGTACCAGCTGATGCGATTGCGATTGGCCGTGGCCGTCAAGTGAATAAAGAAGAATATGCCCTTCGCTTGCCACACCATCCTAAAAATAAATAG
- a CDS encoding NUDIX hydrolase: MQFEEKTIERKEIYQGPIFQVVTDQVELPAGKGQAQRDLIFHNGAVAVLPITEDGKTILVKQYRKAIERTSVEIPAGKLEKGENADPKAAALRELEEEIGYTADLELLYDFYSAIGFCNERIKLYGATNLKKVENPRPQDADETLELLEVTLKEAKDLILSGEICDAKTIMAIQYWDLINK, translated from the coding sequence ATGCAATTTGAAGAAAAAACCATTGAGCGCAAGGAGATTTATCAGGGACCGATTTTCCAAGTGGTCACTGATCAAGTAGAACTACCCGCTGGAAAAGGCCAAGCGCAGCGTGATTTAATCTTCCATAACGGAGCAGTAGCGGTTTTGCCGATCACAGAAGATGGGAAAACGATCTTGGTCAAGCAGTACCGCAAGGCGATTGAAAGGACCTCGGTGGAGATTCCAGCAGGGAAGTTAGAAAAGGGAGAAAATGCAGATCCTAAAGCAGCTGCTCTGCGTGAATTGGAAGAAGAAATTGGCTACACAGCGGATCTAGAGTTGTTGTATGATTTTTATTCAGCCATTGGATTTTGTAATGAGCGAATCAAACTTTATGGTGCGACCAACTTGAAAAAGGTGGAAAATCCACGTCCACAAGATGCGGATGAGACCTTAGAGTTATTAGAAGTGACCTTGAAGGAAGCGAAAGATTTGATCCTTTCTGGTGAAATCTGTGATGCCAAGACCATTATGGCTATCCAATATTGGGACTTAATCAATAAATAG
- the macP gene encoding cell wall synthase accessory phosphoprotein MacP, producing MGKPLLTDEMIERARRGEDITGPNMVDAEETKIIRTDHRGFGYERPMRESRMERPQERYSQDTVQIQVEPTVTKSRRIEERKQSVVQSKLNKILFWIIVLLIVLIIAIWRL from the coding sequence ATGGGAAAACCTTTATTAACCGATGAAATGATTGAACGAGCAAGGCGAGGTGAGGACATCACCGGTCCTAATATGGTCGATGCGGAAGAGACGAAAATTATTCGGACAGACCACAGAGGATTTGGCTATGAACGTCCTATGAGAGAGAGTCGTATGGAGCGTCCACAAGAGCGTTATTCTCAGGATACTGTGCAGATCCAAGTGGAGCCCACAGTGACCAAGAGTCGTCGCATTGAAGAACGCAAACAAAGTGTGGTCCAATCCAAACTCAATAAGATTTTGTTCTGGATCATTGTGCTCCTCATTGTTTTAATTATTGCTATTTGGCGTCTATAA
- a CDS encoding 5'-methylthioadenosine/adenosylhomocysteine nucleosidase: MKIGIIAAMPQELKILVEALENGEKHLRLGKVYYTGSIGRHEVVLVESGIGKVMSAMSVAVLANDFKVEAIINTGSAGAVAPGMAVGDIVLANKLAYHDVDVTAFGYKYGQMAGQPLYFESSRYFVSEMKKVLEEEAATTHVGLITTGDSFIASEEKVAAIREHFPEVLAVEMEGAAIAQAAHAAGRPFMVIRAMSDTADHAANISFDEFIVEAGERSAQTLITFLKRLV, from the coding sequence ATGAAAATTGGAATTATCGCAGCCATGCCCCAGGAGTTGAAGATCCTGGTTGAAGCCCTTGAAAATGGGGAAAAGCATCTGCGTCTTGGAAAAGTCTACTATACAGGATCAATTGGACGCCATGAGGTCGTTTTGGTTGAAAGTGGTATCGGAAAAGTCATGTCAGCTATGAGTGTAGCAGTCTTGGCCAACGATTTTAAGGTGGAAGCCATTATCAATACGGGTTCTGCAGGTGCCGTTGCCCCAGGGATGGCTGTTGGAGATATCGTTCTTGCGAACAAATTGGCCTATCATGATGTGGATGTGACAGCCTTTGGCTATAAGTATGGTCAAATGGCAGGCCAACCGCTTTACTTTGAATCTAGTCGCTATTTCGTATCAGAAATGAAAAAAGTTCTGGAGGAAGAAGCTGCAACCACACATGTGGGCTTGATTACAACAGGAGATAGCTTTATCGCGAGTGAAGAAAAAGTCGCAGCAATTCGGGAGCATTTCCCAGAAGTCTTGGCCGTTGAGATGGAAGGAGCAGCTATTGCTCAGGCCGCTCATGCAGCTGGCCGTCCCTTCATGGTTATTCGGGCTATGAGTGATACGGCCGATCACGCAGCCAATATCTCTTTTGATGAATTTATCGTAGAGGCTGGCGAACGCTCTGCTCAAACCTTGATTACCTTCTTGAAGAGATTGGTGTAG
- the nth gene encoding endonuclease III produces MVLSKKRARHVIEEIIALFPDAKPSLDFRNHFELLVAVMLSAQTTDAAVNKATPGLFAAFPTPQAMAAASEADIAKHISKLGLYRNKAKFLKKCAQQLLDNFDGQVPQTREELESLAGVGRKTANVVMSVGFGIPAFAVDTHVERVCKHHDIVKKSATPLEVEKRVMDVLPKSEWLAAHQAMIYFGRAICHPKNPECDQYPQLYHFD; encoded by the coding sequence ATGGTTTTATCAAAGAAACGGGCACGTCATGTGATCGAAGAAATTATCGCCCTCTTTCCAGATGCCAAGCCAAGTCTGGATTTTCGTAATCATTTTGAATTACTAGTAGCAGTCATGCTCTCAGCTCAGACGACAGACGCGGCTGTTAACAAAGCGACACCAGGTTTGTTTGCGGCTTTTCCAACCCCGCAAGCCATGGCAGCAGCCAGTGAAGCCGATATCGCCAAGCATATTTCTAAATTAGGCCTCTATCGAAATAAGGCCAAATTTCTCAAAAAATGTGCCCAACAATTGTTAGACAATTTTGATGGGCAAGTGCCTCAGACTCGTGAAGAGTTAGAAAGTCTAGCAGGAGTAGGACGCAAGACAGCCAATGTTGTCATGAGTGTAGGTTTTGGTATTCCAGCTTTTGCTGTCGATACCCATGTGGAGCGGGTCTGCAAGCACCATGATATTGTCAAGAAATCAGCGACGCCATTAGAAGTTGAAAAGCGTGTCATGGATGTTCTGCCAAAGAGCGAATGGCTAGCTGCCCATCAAGCCATGATTTACTTTGGACGGGCTATTTGCCATCCTAAAAATCCTGAATGTGACCAGTACCCACAACTCTATCATTTTGATTAG
- a CDS encoding peptide ABC transporter substrate-binding protein, producing MKAKKLLALAGVSVAGAFLLAACGGGSSNQATYSFVYSADPNTLDYIAATRTTTSDVTSNLVDGLLENDRYGNFVPSLAEDWTVSEDGLTYTYKLRKDAKWYTSEGEEYGAVTAQDFVTGIKHAVESKSEGLFLIQNSIKGLDAYVKGETKDFNTVGVKALDDHTIQYTLVRPESFWNSKTTSGVLFPVNADFLKSQGKDFGSLKPSSILYNGPYYLKSLTSKSEIELVKNKDYYDAKNVHIDNVKLTFNDGSNPDSIIKNFEKGQYSFASVMPNSSTYKSVKKNFGDNIVYGLQLGTSYYLGFNLDRQKYDHTAKTTDEQKASTKKAILNKDFRQAVNFGFDRKSYAAQVSGADVAENTLRSTLVPPTYVQVNGEDFGKVVEKQLVTYGDQWKGVSLDDGQTSLYSPEKAKASFAKAKAELQKQGVQFPIHLDYIVSQVDNSMVQQASSFKQSVESALGADNVVVDLQKVSDDDFQNITYFSDTAAARDYDISGGGWAPDYQDPSTYLESISPVNGSVFYYLGIDAGSNNPAIATVGLDQYANMLKDADAELLDQGKRYEKYAAAQAWLTDSSITLPTVSNGGAPMLQRTVPYSRAASWVGTKGTGTFYKYLEMSKDVVTTKDFNKAKEEWLKKKAESNKKAQEDLKDHIEKKK from the coding sequence ATGAAAGCAAAAAAACTGTTAGCTCTTGCAGGAGTTTCTGTTGCAGGTGCCTTTCTTTTAGCAGCATGTGGCGGTGGTAGTAGCAATCAAGCAACTTACTCATTCGTCTATTCAGCGGATCCAAATACCTTAGATTACATCGCTGCAACTCGTACAACAACTTCAGATGTCACAAGTAACCTTGTAGATGGTCTTCTTGAAAACGACCGATACGGAAACTTTGTGCCAAGTCTAGCAGAAGATTGGACTGTCTCTGAAGATGGATTAACCTATACTTACAAACTTCGTAAGGATGCCAAATGGTATACGAGTGAAGGAGAAGAATATGGTGCTGTAACGGCTCAAGACTTTGTTACAGGAATCAAACACGCGGTTGAGTCTAAATCAGAAGGTCTCTTCTTGATTCAAAATTCGATCAAAGGTTTGGATGCCTACGTAAAAGGGGAAACCAAAGACTTTAACACGGTTGGAGTGAAAGCTTTAGATGACCACACCATCCAATATACTTTAGTTCGTCCAGAAAGCTTCTGGAACTCAAAAACAACCTCAGGTGTTCTTTTCCCAGTCAATGCGGATTTCTTGAAATCTCAAGGAAAAGATTTTGGTTCTTTGAAACCCAGCAGCATCTTATACAATGGTCCTTATTACTTGAAATCATTGACTTCAAAATCTGAGATTGAATTGGTCAAGAACAAAGACTATTACGATGCGAAAAATGTTCATATCGACAATGTCAAATTAACCTTTAACGATGGATCAAACCCTGATTCTATCATTAAGAACTTTGAAAAAGGTCAATATTCCTTTGCCTCTGTTATGCCAAACAGCTCGACTTACAAGAGTGTCAAGAAAAACTTTGGCGACAACATTGTCTACGGTTTGCAATTGGGAACATCCTACTACCTTGGATTCAACTTGGACCGTCAAAAATATGACCACACAGCCAAAACAACGGATGAACAAAAAGCCTCTACCAAGAAAGCAATCTTGAACAAGGACTTCCGTCAAGCGGTGAACTTTGGTTTTGACCGCAAATCTTATGCGGCACAAGTTTCAGGGGCTGATGTGGCTGAAAATACCCTTCGTAGTACCTTGGTGCCACCAACTTATGTCCAAGTCAATGGAGAAGACTTTGGTAAAGTCGTTGAAAAACAATTGGTTACCTACGGAGACCAATGGAAGGGTGTGAGCCTGGACGATGGTCAAACGAGCCTTTACAGCCCAGAAAAAGCCAAAGCTTCCTTTGCGAAAGCCAAAGCTGAATTGCAAAAACAAGGCGTTCAATTCCCAATTCATTTGGACTACATTGTTAGCCAAGTGGACAACAGCATGGTCCAACAAGCTAGCTCCTTCAAACAATCTGTAGAGTCAGCGCTTGGTGCAGACAATGTCGTTGTGGACCTTCAAAAGGTATCGGATGATGATTTCCAAAATATCACCTACTTCAGCGATACAGCGGCTGCGAGAGATTACGATATCTCAGGCGGTGGTTGGGCTCCTGACTACCAAGACCCATCGACTTATCTTGAAAGTATCAGCCCAGTAAATGGTTCTGTCTTCTACTATCTTGGTATTGATGCAGGTTCAAACAATCCAGCCATTGCAACAGTTGGTTTGGATCAATACGCTAACATGTTGAAAGACGCCGATGCTGAATTGTTGGATCAAGGAAAACGCTATGAAAAATATGCAGCAGCGCAAGCTTGGTTGACAGATAGCTCGATTACGCTTCCAACTGTCTCAAATGGTGGTGCTCCAATGCTTCAACGGACCGTGCCATACAGCCGTGCTGCTTCATGGGTAGGTACTAAAGGAACAGGAACCTTCTACAAATACCTTGAAATGTCGAAAGATGTTGTCACCACAAAAGACTTTAACAAGGCCAAAGAAGAATGGTTGAAGAAAAAAGCAGAATCCAATAAAAAAGCTCAAGAAGATCTCAAAGATCACATTGAGAAGAAAAAATAA
- a CDS encoding bleomycin resistance protein: MNFNAVIPEFIVSNLEQSRSFYCDLLGFTIEYGRPEENFLFLSLEECQLMIEEGSKEELAELTYPFGRGVNISFGIKDVPRLYQKVIESNYPIHRPLTKRKFRVGEQYIYPHEFAVLDPDGYFLRFSE, from the coding sequence ATGAATTTCAATGCAGTGATTCCTGAGTTTATTGTATCGAATTTAGAGCAGTCCCGTTCCTTCTACTGTGATTTACTGGGTTTTACCATCGAATACGGGCGACCAGAAGAGAACTTCCTCTTTCTTTCTCTTGAAGAGTGCCAGCTAATGATAGAGGAGGGGAGTAAGGAGGAACTAGCTGAACTGACCTACCCCTTTGGTCGTGGAGTTAATATCTCCTTCGGCATAAAAGATGTCCCTAGACTCTATCAAAAAGTAATCGAGTCTAACTATCCTATTCATCGTCCTTTGACCAAAAGAAAATTTCGTGTTGGTGAACAATATATCTATCCCCATGAATTTGCAGTTCTAGATCCAGATGGCTATTTTTTAAGATTTAGTGAATAA
- a CDS encoding exodeoxyribonuclease III, giving the protein MKLISWNIDSLNAALTSDSARAKLSQEVLQTLVAEDADIIAIQETKLSSKGPTKKHLEILEELFPGYENTWRSSQEPARKGYAGTMFLYKKELTPVVTFPEIGAPSTMDLEGRIITLEFGGFFVTQVYTPNAGDGLKRLAERQVWDVKYAEYLAELDKQKPVLATGDYNVAHKEIDLANPASNRRSPGFTDEERAGFTNLLAAGFTDTFRHLHGDVPERYTWWAQRSKTSKINNTGWRIDYWLTSNRIADKVTKSDMIDSGARQDHTPIVLEIDL; this is encoded by the coding sequence ATGAAACTCATTTCATGGAATATCGACTCGCTAAACGCTGCATTGACTAGCGACTCAGCACGCGCCAAACTCTCTCAAGAAGTCCTTCAAACCTTGGTCGCTGAGGATGCAGATATCATCGCCATTCAAGAAACCAAGTTATCCTCCAAAGGACCTACTAAAAAACACCTCGAAATTCTTGAGGAACTCTTCCCTGGCTACGAAAATACCTGGCGCTCTTCTCAAGAACCAGCTCGCAAAGGCTATGCTGGAACCATGTTCCTCTATAAAAAAGAGCTTACTCCCGTTGTGACTTTCCCAGAGATCGGTGCTCCTTCGACCATGGACTTGGAAGGTCGGATCATTACTCTGGAATTTGGTGGCTTCTTTGTAACACAAGTCTATACTCCTAATGCCGGTGATGGCCTCAAACGTTTAGCAGAACGTCAAGTCTGGGATGTCAAATATGCGGAGTACTTGGCTGAACTTGATAAGCAAAAACCTGTCCTTGCTACAGGTGACTACAACGTGGCCCACAAGGAAATCGACCTTGCTAATCCAGCCAGCAACCGTCGTTCACCAGGTTTCACAGACGAAGAACGTGCAGGCTTTACCAACCTTCTAGCAGCAGGCTTTACAGATACCTTCCGCCACCTCCACGGTGATGTGCCGGAGCGTTACACTTGGTGGGCACAACGCAGTAAAACCTCAAAAATCAACAATACAGGCTGGAGAATCGACTATTGGTTAACCTCAAACCGCATTGCAGACAAGGTTACTAAATCAGATATGATTGACTCAGGCGCTCGCCAAGACCACACACCGATTGTATTAGAAATTGATTTGTAA
- a CDS encoding DUF3290 family protein yields the protein MKFYSYDYVLSQISQQNWVTIGISGLLILLTGFFAAKAYRNKHDSKFRELSIISILTLVVVVLISISSFQNSQSNNDQFQRSLHFIEVISKELDVKKEDVYVNTSAATDGAIMKVGEVYYRAIAGSDPDRYLLEKMDLYKTDVELVEVNK from the coding sequence ATGAAATTTTACTCTTATGACTATGTATTGAGTCAGATCAGCCAGCAAAACTGGGTGACCATTGGGATATCTGGCTTGCTCATTCTTCTGACTGGTTTTTTTGCGGCGAAAGCCTATCGGAATAAGCACGATAGCAAATTCCGCGAATTGTCTATTATCTCCATTTTAACTCTGGTGGTAGTGGTCTTGATCAGTATCAGCAGTTTCCAAAATAGCCAAAGTAATAATGACCAGTTCCAACGCTCACTCCATTTTATTGAAGTCATCTCAAAGGAGTTGGATGTCAAAAAAGAAGATGTCTATGTCAATACTTCAGCGGCCACAGATGGGGCGATTATGAAAGTTGGAGAGGTTTATTACCGAGCTATCGCAGGCTCTGACCCGGATCGCTATCTATTAGAAAAGATGGATCTATATAAAACAGACGTAGAACTTGTGGAGGTGAACAAATGA
- a CDS encoding DUF421 domain-containing protein, which translates to MTVNFITILIKLALGLISLVFVINVTGKGNLAPSSAVDQIQNFVLGGIIGGVIYNSSITILQYIVILLMWTILILLLKWLNTNVRFMKHLIDGKPTVIIKNGKLDPEACRSKGLSASDVALKLRSQGIFQLKGVKRAVIEQNGQIIVVRAGDENPKYPIITDGVVQLEILETIGKSEEWLRAELEKEGYDNVLDIFIAEYDKGKINVVTY; encoded by the coding sequence ATGACAGTAAATTTTATAACCATTTTGATTAAATTAGCTCTTGGCTTGATTTCCTTGGTATTTGTGATCAATGTGACCGGGAAAGGAAACTTAGCACCAAGTTCTGCAGTAGACCAGATACAGAACTTTGTTCTGGGGGGAATTATTGGTGGGGTGATTTACAATAGCTCCATTACCATTCTTCAATACATAGTGATTCTCTTGATGTGGACTATTTTGATCTTGCTCTTAAAATGGCTCAATACCAATGTCCGTTTTATGAAGCACTTGATCGATGGCAAACCAACTGTCATTATCAAAAATGGGAAGCTTGATCCGGAAGCTTGTCGATCCAAGGGACTTTCTGCTTCAGACGTTGCCTTGAAATTGCGTTCACAAGGAATTTTCCAATTAAAGGGAGTGAAACGAGCTGTCATTGAACAAAACGGTCAAATAATCGTTGTCCGTGCGGGGGATGAAAATCCTAAATACCCGATCATTACTGATGGTGTGGTTCAGCTTGAAATTTTGGAAACAATTGGGAAAAGTGAAGAGTGGTTGCGGGCTGAATTGGAAAAAGAAGGCTATGATAACGTGTTGGATATTTTCATTGCCGAGTATGACAAAGGAAAAATCAATGTTGTGACTTATTAG
- the pbp2b gene encoding penicillin-binding protein PBP2B — protein sequence MKKKIRKFENHSITRRLYLLFSLICLLFLVLIARLGYMQITHQAYYTDKLAKATKKTVKQGSVRGQIYDASGKPLVENVGKQVLTFTRDRKMTAQEMRETAGKLLQYVDVENPQVTERQEVDYYLANTKVYQEVVEHLPEKKKFDTDGNRLPEAKIYQAAVDSIDPSKLGYTDDEKKIIYLYSQMNAVENFATGIITTQALGAEQIATIAADSQDLPGIAITTSWDRKVLDTPLASIIGNVSTEQAGLPAEEVEDYVKKGYALNDRVGTSYLEKEYENVLQGKRSEKEILLDKNGNMEKVVDVSKGAKGENLKLSIDLDFQKGVEDILRSAFSAELQAGNATYSEGVYAVALEPDTGKVLAMAGIKHQAGSQDLSADALGTVTNVFVPGSVVKGATLTSGWENGVISGNQVLTDQPIVFAGSAPINSWFTQYGSRSINAVEALEYSSNTYMVQIALKMMGQPYTPNMTLQVDQVEPAMKKLRSSFAEYGLGTSTGIDLPNESTGFIPKDYTVGNYLTNAFGQFDNYTPMQLAQYAATVANDGKRVSPHVVEGIYDNNDQGGLGQLKKAIETKELNQVHISAEDMALIKQGFYQVANGTSGLTTGKTVGRGASVPISAKTGTAETTVDGGKQAINTNVVAYAPSNNPKIAVAVVFPHNTNLQATVSHSITRDIINLYNQKHPMN from the coding sequence ATGAAGAAGAAAATACGGAAGTTTGAGAATCATTCGATTACACGCAGACTCTACCTGCTGTTTAGTTTGATTTGCCTTCTTTTTTTGGTGCTGATTGCCCGACTTGGCTATATGCAGATCACTCACCAAGCCTACTATACGGATAAATTGGCAAAAGCTACGAAAAAGACGGTCAAACAAGGGAGTGTGCGAGGGCAAATCTATGATGCTTCTGGTAAGCCCTTGGTGGAAAATGTGGGCAAACAGGTCCTGACTTTTACGCGCGATCGCAAAATGACGGCCCAAGAAATGCGAGAGACAGCTGGGAAACTCTTACAGTATGTCGACGTAGAAAATCCTCAGGTAACCGAACGGCAAGAAGTGGATTACTATCTAGCCAATACCAAGGTCTACCAAGAGGTCGTGGAACACCTGCCTGAGAAAAAGAAATTTGATACCGATGGCAACCGACTGCCGGAAGCCAAGATTTATCAAGCGGCAGTGGATAGTATCGACCCTTCAAAACTCGGCTATACAGATGATGAGAAAAAGATTATTTATCTCTATAGCCAGATGAATGCGGTGGAGAATTTTGCGACGGGAATCATTACGACGCAGGCACTAGGAGCTGAGCAGATTGCGACCATCGCAGCGGATAGTCAGGACCTTCCGGGAATTGCCATCACGACTAGCTGGGACCGCAAGGTTTTGGATACTCCTTTAGCTTCTATTATTGGAAATGTATCAACCGAGCAGGCGGGACTTCCAGCAGAAGAGGTTGAGGACTATGTCAAAAAAGGCTATGCTCTCAATGACCGGGTTGGTACCTCTTATCTCGAAAAAGAATACGAAAATGTCCTTCAAGGAAAACGCAGTGAAAAAGAAATTCTCCTAGATAAAAATGGCAACATGGAGAAAGTGGTCGATGTTTCAAAAGGGGCCAAAGGAGAAAACCTCAAGCTCTCGATTGATTTGGATTTCCAAAAAGGAGTGGAAGATATCCTTCGCTCCGCCTTTAGCGCAGAGTTGCAAGCTGGAAATGCGACCTACTCCGAAGGTGTCTATGCCGTAGCTCTGGAGCCTGATACAGGGAAGGTCCTTGCCATGGCAGGGATTAAACACCAGGCTGGTAGTCAAGATCTATCAGCAGATGCTTTAGGAACAGTGACCAACGTCTTCGTTCCAGGATCCGTAGTCAAAGGAGCGACCTTGACTTCGGGATGGGAAAATGGAGTCATTTCAGGGAACCAGGTTCTGACCGATCAGCCGATTGTTTTTGCAGGATCCGCTCCTATCAATTCTTGGTTTACCCAATACGGTAGTCGTTCCATCAATGCGGTGGAAGCATTGGAATACTCTTCCAATACCTATATGGTCCAAATTGCCCTTAAGATGATGGGGCAACCCTACACTCCAAACATGACCTTACAAGTGGATCAGGTTGAACCGGCTATGAAAAAACTGCGCTCTAGTTTTGCGGAATATGGTCTTGGAACATCAACGGGGATTGACCTTCCCAATGAATCGACCGGTTTTATTCCAAAAGACTACACAGTCGGCAATTATTTGACCAATGCCTTTGGTCAGTTTGATAACTATACACCGATGCAATTGGCCCAGTATGCGGCAACGGTAGCGAATGATGGGAAGAGGGTGAGTCCTCATGTTGTTGAAGGCATCTATGACAATAATGATCAAGGGGGGCTTGGTCAGTTGAAAAAAGCGATCGAAACCAAGGAGCTCAATCAGGTCCATATCTCAGCGGAGGACATGGCTTTGATCAAGCAAGGGTTCTACCAAGTTGCAAATGGTACGAGTGGGTTAACGACAGGAAAGACTGTGGGTCGAGGTGCTAGTGTGCCCATTAGTGCCAAGACCGGTACAGCTGAAACCACAGTCGATGGAGGCAAACAAGCCATTAATACCAATGTGGTGGCTTATGCACCGTCAAACAATCCAAAGATTGCGGTAGCAGTGGTTTTTCCACATAATACCAATCTACAAGCGACGGTCAGTCATTCCATTACGCGTGACATTATTAACTTATACAATCAGAAACACCCCATGAATTAG
- the recR gene encoding recombination mediator RecR yields the protein MLYPAPIAKLIDSYSKLPGIGIKTATRLAFYTIGMSDDDVNEFAKNLLNAKRELGYCSICGNLTDEETCEICRDETRDPSLILVVEDSRDVSAMENIQEYHGRYHVLHGLISPMNGVGPDDINLKTLIGRLMDGTVTEVIVATNATADGEATSMYISRVLKPAGIKVTRLARGLAVGADIEYADEVTLLRAIENRTEL from the coding sequence ATGCTTTATCCAGCACCTATTGCAAAATTAATTGACAGCTATTCGAAGTTGCCAGGAATTGGGATCAAAACAGCGACTCGTCTGGCTTTTTACACCATTGGTATGTCAGATGATGATGTCAATGAATTTGCCAAGAACTTACTGAATGCCAAGCGTGAGCTAGGGTATTGCAGTATTTGTGGCAATTTAACCGATGAAGAAACCTGCGAGATTTGTCGAGATGAAACGCGGGATCCATCCCTCATTCTGGTTGTAGAAGATAGCCGGGATGTATCTGCTATGGAAAATATCCAGGAATACCATGGTCGCTATCATGTCTTGCATGGCTTGATCTCGCCCATGAATGGCGTGGGACCCGATGACATCAATCTCAAGACTTTGATTGGTCGCTTGATGGATGGAACAGTCACAGAGGTCATTGTTGCGACCAATGCGACAGCAGACGGGGAAGCGACATCTATGTATATCTCGCGCGTGCTCAAACCTGCAGGGATCAAAGTAACCCGTTTGGCACGTGGTCTGGCAGTTGGAGCCGATATCGAGTATGCGGACGAAGTGACCTTGCTTCGTGCGATCGAAAATCGGACAGAATTATAA